In Candidatus Kaistella beijingensis, a genomic segment contains:
- a CDS encoding MBOAT family O-acyltransferase, translating into MLFNSISFAIFLPIVFFLYWFVFRNKFRLQNIMLLAASFFFYACWDWRFLFLLMFSIVLDYVSGLKIEKSSTKSSAKFWLTLSIGINLGFLGFFKYYNFFAESFAELLAGFGFKVSVWTLQIILPVGISFYTFHGLSYIIDVYKKRIAAEKSFFEYALFVSYFPLLVAGPIERATHLLPQVKTPRFFKYEDAADGMRQILWGLFKKMVIADNCAPIVNEIFSNYEHEPASRLVMGAVLFAFQIYGDFSGYSDIALGTSRLFGIRLLRNFAYPYFSRDIAEFWRRWHISLSSWFRDYLYIPLGGSKGGMWMKIRNTFIIFLVSGFWHGANWTFIVWGGLNALFFLPLLIREKNRHHLETVAMGKLIPTFRDAFSILLTFALTCFAWIFFRAENMTSALAYIRNIFSESLFTIPKSLPFKEFFLIGVMLILEWFNRTQEHGLEVERYHVWLRRFIYAAVIYLIIRYANFGSNEFIYFQF; encoded by the coding sequence ATGCTTTTTAACTCGATCAGTTTTGCCATTTTTTTACCGATAGTTTTTTTTCTGTACTGGTTTGTTTTCCGAAACAAATTCCGTTTGCAGAATATCATGCTTTTGGCTGCGAGCTTTTTCTTCTATGCTTGTTGGGATTGGCGGTTTCTGTTCCTGCTCATGTTTTCCATAGTCCTGGATTACGTTTCTGGATTGAAAATTGAAAAAAGCAGCACGAAATCTTCAGCCAAATTCTGGCTTACTTTAAGCATCGGTATTAATCTTGGATTTCTCGGGTTTTTCAAATACTACAATTTTTTCGCTGAAAGTTTTGCGGAATTATTGGCGGGGTTTGGCTTTAAGGTAAGCGTTTGGACTTTGCAGATTATTTTACCGGTGGGAATTTCATTCTATACATTTCACGGACTTTCCTATATTATTGATGTGTACAAGAAAAGAATCGCAGCGGAGAAGTCTTTTTTTGAATACGCTCTCTTTGTCAGCTATTTTCCTCTTTTGGTTGCAGGTCCTATCGAAAGAGCAACGCACTTATTACCACAAGTGAAGACGCCCCGGTTTTTTAAATACGAAGATGCAGCCGATGGAATGCGACAGATTTTGTGGGGACTGTTTAAGAAGATGGTCATCGCAGACAATTGTGCGCCCATCGTCAATGAAATATTTTCAAATTACGAGCATGAACCTGCAAGTCGCCTTGTAATGGGCGCAGTACTTTTTGCGTTCCAGATTTATGGGGATTTTTCGGGATATTCTGATATTGCTTTGGGAACTTCGAGACTATTTGGAATTCGGTTACTACGAAATTTTGCATATCCCTATTTCTCAAGAGATATTGCCGAATTTTGGAGAAGGTGGCATATTTCGCTGTCATCTTGGTTTCGTGATTACCTCTATATTCCTCTCGGCGGAAGTAAGGGTGGAATGTGGATGAAAATTAGAAACACTTTCATCATTTTTCTAGTGAGTGGGTTTTGGCATGGTGCAAACTGGACGTTTATTGTCTGGGGCGGACTAAACGCCTTGTTTTTTCTGCCGCTGCTGATCCGCGAAAAAAACCGGCACCATTTGGAAACCGTGGCAATGGGAAAACTCATTCCAACTTTTAGAGATGCCTTTAGCATACTACTTACATTTGCTTTAACCTGTTTCGCGTGGATTTTTTTCCGTGCCGAAAATATGACTTCAGCTTTAGCTTACATCAGAAATATTTTCAGCGAAAGTTTATTTACCATTCCGAAATCTTTGCCGTTTAAAGAATTTTTCTTGATTGGGGTAATGCTGATTTTGGAGTGGTTCAACCGAACACAGGAGCACGGTTTGGAAGTTGAACGATATCATGTTTGGCTTCGAAGATTTATTTATGCGGCAGTGATTTATCTCATCATCAGATATGCCAATTTTGGCAGTAACGAATTTATTTATTTTCAATTTTAA
- a CDS encoding class I SAM-dependent methyltransferase, with protein sequence MSEFLRVAKTFTAYLRRPDLYPELGRKIIKNIFNRKSAFKGKEKTLSWASSKAVSQSEAIYKLFGMNAKSFEELFPTELKTAQQKERECPIKMGGAGALELIYYSCEFTNAQNVLETGVAYGWSSFAALLSLHQRNGNLYSSDMPYLGQDGDEFVGYIVPNNIKMNWKLFRFADRESLPKIFKENEIFDVVHYDSDKAYEGMSWAYHQLFSHLRNGGVFISDDINDNSAFQDFCEKMKIDPTIVDFEGKFVGIFIKNQ encoded by the coding sequence GTGAGCGAATTTTTAAGGGTTGCCAAAACTTTTACAGCCTATCTTCGAAGACCGGATCTTTATCCCGAATTAGGCAGAAAAATCATCAAGAATATTTTTAACAGAAAAAGCGCATTCAAGGGAAAGGAAAAAACATTGAGCTGGGCTTCCTCAAAAGCGGTTTCGCAATCAGAAGCGATTTACAAACTTTTTGGGATGAATGCGAAATCGTTTGAAGAATTATTTCCAACTGAATTAAAAACCGCACAACAGAAAGAAAGGGAATGTCCCATTAAAATGGGTGGAGCGGGAGCTTTGGAACTTATTTATTATTCCTGTGAATTTACCAACGCACAGAATGTTTTGGAAACTGGTGTCGCTTATGGTTGGTCTTCGTTTGCAGCACTGCTTTCGTTGCATCAAAGAAACGGGAATTTATACAGTTCCGACATGCCGTATTTAGGTCAGGATGGTGATGAGTTTGTAGGTTATATCGTTCCAAATAATATAAAAATGAATTGGAAGCTTTTCCGGTTTGCTGATCGGGAATCACTGCCGAAGATTTTCAAGGAGAATGAAATTTTTGATGTGGTGCACTATGATTCAGACAAAGCCTATGAAGGAATGAGTTGGGCATATCATCAACTTTTCTCCCATTTAAGAAATGGCGGTGTTTTTATCAGCGACGATATTAACGATAATTCCGCATTTCAAGATTTTTGCGAAAAAATGAAGATCGATCCTACGATTGTAGATTTCGAGGGTAAATTTGTGGGGATTTTCATCAAGAACCAGTAG
- a CDS encoding carbohydrate deacetylase, translating to MEKKIIINADDLGFSLGVNQAILKANTDGYLTHASLMANTEYFEDAIQLVPKFKDLKIGVHVTLTCGKAIFKENVLAKNGKLDWTFVKLLFLKKTPKVLKSLEEEIEHQILKIKESGIKISHIDGHEHVHIIPSINKIVRKLAEKHKIERVREINENLFESIKFNGSTTNLSNVVKLLLLKTLSLFNQDDKNVGFYCMLNTCDIRTGNLFKFLKESKSYDVVEIMLHPSIRNIDSESYLKTLDPRFVSFFNDDSRTTEFELCFDKQFEDYQRL from the coding sequence ATGGAAAAAAAAATAATTATTAATGCCGATGATTTGGGGTTTTCTTTAGGAGTAAACCAGGCAATCCTCAAAGCGAATACTGATGGATATTTAACGCATGCAAGTTTGATGGCGAATACCGAATATTTTGAGGACGCAATTCAACTCGTCCCAAAGTTCAAAGATTTAAAAATTGGGGTGCACGTTACCTTAACCTGCGGAAAAGCGATTTTTAAAGAAAACGTTCTCGCCAAAAACGGAAAACTTGATTGGACTTTCGTAAAATTACTTTTTTTAAAAAAAACTCCAAAAGTGCTTAAGTCTTTAGAAGAAGAGATCGAACACCAAATCCTGAAAATCAAAGAAAGCGGAATTAAAATATCACATATTGATGGGCATGAGCACGTACACATAATTCCCTCCATCAATAAAATCGTTCGTAAACTCGCAGAAAAACATAAGATAGAACGGGTTCGGGAAATTAATGAAAATCTTTTTGAAAGTATTAAATTCAACGGTTCTACAACCAATTTAAGCAATGTGGTGAAATTGTTACTTTTGAAAACGCTTTCTCTTTTCAATCAGGACGATAAAAATGTAGGTTTTTACTGCATGTTAAATACTTGCGACATTAGAACAGGTAACCTGTTCAAGTTTTTGAAAGAAAGCAAAAGTTATGATGTTGTTGAAATTATGCTCCATCCAAGTATAAGAAATATCGACAGTGAATCGTATTTAAAAACATTGGATCCCAGATTTGTATCTTTTTTTAATGATGATTCGCGTACCACCGAGTTTGAATTATGTTTTGACAAGCAATTTGAAGATTATCAAAGATTGTAA
- a CDS encoding glycosyltransferase family 2 protein, with product MKFSILIANYNNGKFFQDCYKSILQQTYQNWEVVILDDASTDNSVEVIKNIIQNDSRFRWYENEKNEGVGFTKGKLIELAEGEICGYLDPDDAILPNAVSASIQVFQKKKDAVLTYSRLAKCDVNLKPISEFKAAMQVPNGNMNWFNCPVQIAPFVGFKKAVYETCEKMNPDLKIAEDQDLYFKMYEKGNVYFIDQTDYLYRAHAGGISQNDNKQKSYEYFSKAIFLAMKRRNLKTIKGKKVPETYKNSREIFDLLEYQNSFPHRVLKKLKVIFQQVF from the coding sequence ATGAAATTCTCCATCCTCATTGCGAATTACAACAACGGTAAGTTTTTTCAGGACTGCTATAAAAGCATCTTGCAACAAACCTATCAAAATTGGGAGGTCGTGATTTTGGATGATGCCTCAACTGATAATTCTGTTGAAGTGATCAAAAATATAATCCAAAATGATTCCCGTTTTCGTTGGTATGAAAATGAAAAAAATGAAGGTGTTGGTTTTACAAAAGGAAAGTTAATTGAACTTGCAGAAGGCGAAATTTGCGGATATCTGGATCCAGATGATGCCATTCTGCCCAATGCAGTGAGCGCATCCATCCAAGTTTTTCAGAAAAAAAAGGACGCAGTTCTCACCTATTCTCGCTTGGCGAAATGTGATGTAAACTTGAAGCCAATTTCAGAATTTAAAGCTGCAATGCAGGTTCCTAATGGTAATATGAACTGGTTTAACTGTCCCGTTCAAATTGCGCCTTTCGTAGGTTTCAAAAAAGCGGTTTATGAGACCTGTGAAAAGATGAATCCAGATTTGAAAATTGCGGAAGATCAAGATTTGTACTTTAAAATGTACGAAAAAGGCAACGTATATTTTATTGATCAAACCGATTATCTTTATCGGGCGCATGCAGGTGGAATTTCACAAAACGACAACAAGCAGAAATCCTATGAATATTTTTCTAAAGCCATTTTTCTTGCAATGAAGCGGAGAAATTTAAAGACGATCAAAGGAAAGAAAGTTCCGGAAACGTATAAAAATTCGCGGGAAATATTTGATTTACTTGAATATCAAAATTCATTTCCACATCGGGTTTTAAAGAAGCTGAAGGTTATTTTTCAACAAGTTTTTTAA
- a CDS encoding glycosyltransferase translates to MSEEKKIKILFRHRSMEMGGVEKVMLSLMNNLDREKFEMTVCLNLNQGELRDEFPSHVRKVYLTDGKEDFSKNKIIQKIQLFQRRQKLEKLRKNPEIVDREYLKENYDIEIGMTYNDFEPVLNSSNRNSKKVGWFHSEIQVPKLQPLVPKILEHFPQFHYMIYCSEKIKNLMHEHYPNLNYPTESVIINAIPIEEIKQKANADFLLPNAESKIFVSVGRLHTRKGYHKLMDAHKKLLNEGFQHTVIIIGDGEELPNLLEQQKNLGVEKSFVFAGNQMNPYPFIKNADFFIMPSESEAWPLVIAEALILQKPIIATKVGDVESMIEDRKTGYLIDYDTNEIYVAMKEFLTNEKLVSDLRENLIAIEKQFDNKKIFDEVEEIFVNLLK, encoded by the coding sequence ATGTCTGAAGAGAAAAAAATAAAAATCCTTTTCCGCCACCGCTCCATGGAAATGGGCGGCGTGGAAAAAGTGATGCTGAGCTTGATGAATAACCTCGACCGGGAAAAATTCGAGATGACGGTTTGTCTAAACTTAAATCAGGGCGAACTTCGAGACGAATTTCCTTCGCATGTGAGAAAAGTTTATTTGACCGATGGGAAAGAGGATTTTTCCAAAAATAAAATCATCCAAAAAATTCAACTGTTCCAGAGACGGCAGAAATTAGAAAAACTTCGGAAAAATCCTGAAATCGTTGACAGAGAATATTTGAAGGAAAACTACGACATCGAAATCGGAATGACCTACAACGATTTTGAACCCGTTCTGAATTCATCAAATAGAAATTCAAAGAAAGTGGGCTGGTTTCACTCGGAAATTCAAGTGCCGAAATTGCAACCTTTGGTTCCAAAAATTTTGGAGCATTTTCCACAGTTTCACTACATGATTTACTGTTCGGAAAAAATCAAAAATTTAATGCACGAACATTACCCGAATCTAAATTATCCCACAGAAAGCGTGATCATCAACGCGATTCCCATTGAGGAAATCAAACAAAAAGCCAATGCTGATTTCCTATTGCCGAATGCTGAAAGCAAAATTTTCGTTTCCGTTGGCCGACTTCACACCAGAAAAGGTTACCACAAATTGATGGACGCGCACAAAAAATTGCTGAACGAAGGTTTTCAACATACGGTCATCATCATCGGTGACGGCGAAGAATTGCCGAATCTTTTGGAACAGCAAAAGAATTTGGGCGTTGAAAAATCATTTGTCTTTGCTGGAAATCAGATGAATCCGTATCCTTTCATCAAGAATGCAGATTTCTTCATCATGCCCTCGGAATCTGAAGCATGGCCTTTAGTTATTGCAGAAGCTTTAATTTTGCAAAAACCAATTATTGCGACAAAAGTAGGCGATGTAGAATCGATGATAGAAGACCGAAAAACTGGCTATTTAATTGATTACGACACCAATGAAATTTACGTTGCAATGAAAGAGTTTCTAACCAACGAAAAATTGGTTTCAGACCTCCGCGAAAACCTAATAGCTATTGAAAAACAGTTTGATAACAAGAAAATTTTTGATGAAGTGGAAGAGATTTTCGTCAATCTTCTGAAGTAG